A genomic region of Elaeis guineensis isolate ETL-2024a chromosome 9, EG11, whole genome shotgun sequence contains the following coding sequences:
- the LOC105051511 gene encoding ankyrin repeat-containing protein At5g02620-like, giving the protein MGGMEKQQSFHVGALEELRSFRLGAMEKQKSFRLGVMEKQKSVRRGSMEKQQSFHEKKRKDGFRKRGDTPLHLAARAGNMVHAMKILLDCSDSHLKDLISKQNQDGETALYIAAEMGHIGVVREILSVSDVQSASLKATNNFDAFHIAARKGHLEVLKVFLHSFPALAMTTDSSNSTALYTAATQGHTNVVDLLLETDASLAKIARSNGKTALHSAARMGHVEVVKSLLREDPSLGLRTDKKGQTAIHMAVKGHSVEIVLELLRTYPSVASLEDNKGNTPLHIATRKGRHEIMQALLSVDGIKVNAVNRAGETALSIAEKSCDGKIMAFLKEVGAVAAKKHPNPPNAAKQLKQTVSDIKHEVQFQLLQTRRTEIRVQNIKKKLQKLHRGGLNNAINSNTVVAVLIAAVAFAAIFTVPGQYVETPTDGSTLGQVYIAENAAFIVFLVFDSLALFIALAVVVVQTSLIVIEEKAKRLMVFVINKLMWLACLFISASFMSLCYVVVGRQGYWLAWVTTVIGALIMLTTLGSMCYFMIIHRIERKNLTNIRRASGSRTLSWSMSAASESEMLKNEYKMYAL; this is encoded by the exons ATGGGGGGAATGGAGAAACAGCAGAGTTTTCATGTGGGTGCCTTGGAAGAACTTCGGAGTTTCCGGTTAGGGGCTATGGAGAAACAGAAAAGTTTTAGATTAGGTGTAATGGAGAAACAAAAGAGTGTTAGGAGGGGATCAATGGAGAAGCAACAGAGCTTTcatgagaagaaaaggaaagatggttTTAGGAAGCGAGGGGACACTCCTCTCCATCTGGCTGCCAGGGCTGGCAATATGGTGCATGCTATGAAGATTCTTTTGGATTGTAGTGATAGCCATTTGAAGGATTTGATTTCGAAGCAGAACCAGGATGGAGAGACGGCACTCTACATTGCTGCAGAGATGGGGCACATTGGGGTCGTTCGAGAGATACTGAGTGTTTCAGATGTTCAGTCTGCCTCACTCAAGGCCACCAACAACTTCGATGCATTTCATATTGCTGCTAGGAAGGGACATCTGG AAGTGCTGAAAGTGTTCCTGCATTCTTTTCCTGCACTGGCCATGACAACAGACTCATCGAATTCTACAGCCTTGTACACAGCTGCCACTCAAGGCCATACCAATGTCGTCGATCTTCTGTTGGAAACAGATGCCAGCCTTGCCAAGATCGCCCGGAGCAATGGCAAAACTGCTTTGCATTCGGCAGCAAGGATGGGACATGTAGAAGTAGTGAAATCCCTTCTAAGAGAGGACCCAAGCTTGGGTTTGAGGACCGACAAGAAGGGGCAGACAGCAATTCACATGGCAGTTAAAGGGCATAGTGTTGAGATAGTGCTGGAACTACTGAGAACCTATCCTTCAGTTGCCAGTTTGGAAGATAATAAAGGGAATACACCATTGCATATTGCGACTAGGAAGGGTCGTCATGAG ATAATGCAGGCTTTGTTATCAGTTGATGGAATCAAAGTGAATGCAGTTAACAGAGCTGGGGAGACAGCTCTTAGTATTGCAGAAAAATCTTGTGATGGAAAAATCATGGCGTTCCTAAAAGAAGTTGGTGCAGTGGCTGCAAAGAAGCATCCAAACCCCCCTAATGCTGCGAAGCAACTTAAACAAACAGTTAGTGATATTAAACATGAAGTCCAATTTCAACTCCTACAAACCCGTCGAACTGAAATAAGGGTTCAGAACATCAAGAAGAAACTGCAGAAGTTACACAGAGGGGGCCTCAATAATGCCATCAATTCAAACACGGTGGTGGCCGTGCTCATTGCTGCGGTGGCCTTTGCAGCCATATTCACTGTGCCGGGCCAGTACGTGGAGACCCCAACGGATGGCTCAACTCTTGGCCAAGTCTACATAGCAGAGAATGCAGCATTTATCGTCTTCTTGGTATTTGACTCCTTGGCCCTCTTCATTGCTCTGGCTGTCGTGGTGGTGCAAACCTCCCTGATTGTTATTGAGGAGAAGGCAAAGAGGCTCATGGTATTTGTGATCAACAAGCTGATGTGGCTTGCTTGCCTCTTCATCTCTGCTTCCTTTATGTCCCTCTGTTATGTTGTGGTTGGCCGCCAGGGGTATTGGCTCGCTTGGGTTACCACAGTAATTGGTGCTTTGATCATGCTGACCACCTTGGGGTCCATGTGCTATTTCATGATCATTCACCGAATTGAACGAAAAAATTTGACGAATATAAGGAGGGCCTCTGGGAGCAGGACCCTCTCATGGTCTATGTCGGCGGCATCAGAATCAGAGATGCTGAAGAATGAGTACAAGATGTATGCACTTTAG
- the LOC105051510 gene encoding polygalacturonase: MAQSMSFLITLLFISSTTAMAAFNIVNLGAKPDGQTDSARPFLRAWAAACRANKPVTIYVPQGRFFLSPVEFLGPCKNKGIKFLIHGTIIAPAGYSSSMNWWIRFKNVDGLSIYQGTLDGRGQSLWACKMAGRSCPFGATSLSFSQSKNVLISGLTSINSKFYHLSIFGSSNVKIQGVKITAPDASPNTDGIHLQMSSGITIKGSTIGTGDDCIAMKAGMTDVWIEKVRCGPGHGISIGSLGDAANEAGVQNITVRSVVFTGTQNGVRIKTWGKPNKGSVNGVTFANAIMQNVQNPIIIDQNYCPSNRNCPGQSSGVKISRVSYTNIRGSSATPVAVKFDCSPSNPCSGIGLKDIKLRYQNKRAQAFCKNVRGTATGFIDPPSCF; encoded by the exons ATGGCACAGTCCATGAGTTTTCTTATCACActgctcttcatctcctccacaaCGGCTATGGCAGCCTTCAACATTGTAAACCTTGGTGCCAAACCCGACGGCCAGACCGACTCAGCCAGGCCATTCCTCAGAGCATGGGCTGCTGCATGCCGAGCTAATAAACCAGTGACGATCTATGTGCCGCAGGGCAGGTTCTTCCTCAGTCCAGTAGAATTCCTTGGGCCGTGCAAAAACAAAGGGATCAAGTTCTTAATTCATGGGACCATCATTGCACCTGCTGGTTACAGTTCAAGCATGAACTGGTGGATTAGGTTTAAGAATGTCGATGGTCTGTCGATCTATCAAGGGACGCTCGATGGGCGAGGGCAGTCTCTCTGGGCCTGCAAGATGGCCGGCCGCAGCTGCCCATTTGGTGCCACA TCTTTATCATTCAGCCAATCAAAGAATGTGCTCATCAGTGGCCTAACTTCGATTAATAGCAAATTCTACCACTTATCAATCTTCGGCAGCAGCAATGTGAAAATCCAAGGCGTGAAGATCACTGCCCCAGATGCCAGCCCCAACACTGATGGCATCCACTTGCAGATGTCCAGCGGCATCACCATCAAAGGGAGCACCATAGGGACCGGCGACGACTGCATCGCCATGAAAGCTGGGATGACCGATGTCTGGATCGAGAAAGTCCGATGTGGCCCAGGACATGGCATCAG CATTGGAAGCTTAGGAGATGCGGCCAATGAGGCTGGCGTGCAGAACATAACAGTGAGGTCAGTGGTGTTCACTGGGACTCAGAATGGAGTAAGGATCAAGACATGGGGAAAACCCAACAAGGGGTCTGTGAACGGTGTAACCTTCGCAAATGCCATCATGCAGAACGTCCAGAATCCGATCATCATCGACCAGAACTACTGCCCCAGCAACCGGAACTGCCCAGGCCAG AGCTCAGGGGTCAAGATCAGTAGGGTGTCATACACCAACATCCGGGGATCGTCGGCGACACCAGTAGCAGTGAAATTTGACTGCAGTCCGAGCAATCCATGCAGTGGGATTGGTTTGAAGGACATAAAACTCAGGTATCAGAACAAGAGGGCGCAGGCCTTCTGTAAGAATGTGAGGGGGACTGCTACCGGTTTTATCGATCCACCGAGCTGCTTCTGA